A genomic stretch from Erwinia sp. E_sp_B01_1 includes:
- a CDS encoding carbon-phosphorus lyase complex subunit PhnI: MYVAVKGGEKAIEAAHQLQESLRRGEGSDELQCQQIDRQLGLAVDRVMTEGGIHDRELASLAIKQASGDLVEAIFLLRAYRTTLPRLADSLPLATENMRLERRISAVYKDLPGGQVLGPTYDYTHRLLDFALLAEGKAPQAPRAEQPLDEHCPHMFELMTREGLAVKEQDDGSEPADITREPPSWPAPRSARLQQLVRGDEGYLLALGYSTQRGYGRTHPFAGEIRTGYVTVEIEPEELGFPLEIGEILLTECEMVNGFTAPADQAPHLTRGYGLVFGRAERKAMAMALVDRALQTDEYGERVTSPAQDEEFVLAHADNVEAAGFVSHLKLPHYVDFQAELELLNRLRADYQEKHRD, translated from the coding sequence ATGTACGTTGCCGTCAAGGGGGGCGAGAAAGCGATTGAAGCCGCGCATCAACTCCAGGAAAGCCTGCGCCGGGGAGAGGGCAGTGATGAACTTCAGTGCCAGCAGATCGATCGGCAACTTGGCCTGGCGGTGGATCGCGTGATGACCGAAGGCGGTATTCACGATCGTGAGCTGGCTTCGCTGGCGATCAAACAGGCCAGCGGCGATCTGGTTGAAGCGATCTTCCTGCTGCGTGCCTACCGCACCACGCTGCCTCGCCTGGCGGACAGCCTGCCGCTGGCGACGGAAAACATGCGTCTGGAGCGACGCATCTCGGCGGTTTATAAAGATCTGCCCGGCGGCCAGGTCCTTGGCCCGACGTATGACTATACCCACCGTCTGCTGGATTTCGCGCTGCTGGCGGAAGGCAAAGCCCCTCAGGCCCCGCGTGCTGAACAGCCGCTGGATGAACACTGTCCGCATATGTTTGAGTTGATGACTCGCGAAGGGCTGGCGGTGAAAGAGCAGGATGATGGCAGCGAGCCGGCAGACATTACCCGCGAACCGCCTTCCTGGCCGGCACCGCGTTCCGCGCGGCTGCAACAGCTGGTGCGGGGCGATGAAGGGTATCTGCTGGCGCTGGGCTACTCCACCCAGCGTGGCTACGGACGGACTCACCCTTTTGCCGGGGAAATACGCACCGGCTATGTCACGGTGGAGATTGAGCCGGAAGAGCTGGGTTTCCCGCTGGAGATTGGTGAAATCCTGCTGACCGAGTGCGAAATGGTCAATGGCTTTACCGCACCTGCCGACCAGGCGCCGCATCTGACCCGTGGCTATGGTCTGGTCTTTGGCCGTGCCGAACGTAAAGCGATGGCGATGGCGCTGGTCGATCGCGCCCTGCAAACCGACGAGTACGGCGAGCGCGTTACCAGCCCGGCGCAGGATGAAGAGTTCGTGCTGGCGCATGCTGACAACGTGGAGGCGGCGGGCTTCGTCTCACACCTCAAACTTCCGCACTATGTTGATTTCCAGGCCGAGCTTGAGCTGCTCAACCGCCTGCGTGCCGACTATCAGGAGAAGCACCGTGACTGA
- the phnH gene encoding phosphonate C-P lyase system protein PhnH, translating to MTLLASFTHPVADSQQAFRRILKAMSEPGVMVSLPQLPAWGMASSAATAVLMTLVDRETPLYLDSTLSNEALLTNLRFHTGAPVTEQTDAPFALLHAKSDTPIQQFSPGDNLSPEKSTTIIIEVPSLNGGLTLRLSGPGLMESRAIAPQLPESVLQYLRERPHSFPQGIDLIFTCGENMMALPRTTDVRVC from the coding sequence ATGACCTTACTGGCCAGCTTTACCCATCCTGTAGCCGATTCACAACAGGCCTTCCGCCGTATCCTCAAAGCGATGAGCGAACCCGGCGTGATGGTTTCCCTGCCGCAGCTTCCCGCGTGGGGAATGGCTTCTTCCGCTGCAACCGCCGTACTGATGACGCTGGTGGATCGTGAAACGCCGCTGTATCTGGACAGCACGCTGAGCAATGAAGCACTGCTGACCAACCTGCGTTTTCATACCGGTGCGCCAGTGACTGAGCAGACGGACGCGCCCTTTGCTTTGCTTCATGCTAAATCCGATACCCCCATTCAGCAGTTCTCGCCCGGCGATAACCTCTCGCCCGAGAAAAGCACCACCATCATCATTGAAGTCCCCAGCCTCAACGGCGGCCTGACGCTGCGCCTCAGTGGACCTGGCCTGATGGAATCCCGCGCCATTGCGCCGCAGCTGCCGGAAAGCGTGCTGCAATATCTGCGCGAGCGCCCGCACAGTTTCCCGCAGGGAATCGACCTGATCTTCACCTGTGGGGAAAACATGATGGCGCTGCCACGCACCACTGATGTGAGGGTCTGCTGA
- the phnG gene encoding phosphonate C-P lyase system protein PhnG yields MDALKARQRWLSVLAHSQPARLLAHWQPLNLHPHYERLRAPETGLTRLQARMGGTGRRFILGDTTVTRAVVRLEGGICGYSYVLTRNKEHAELCALLDALLQQSSSAELIQQKIITPLAAARQEQLTLRAREIASSRVDFFTLVRGDN; encoded by the coding sequence ATGGACGCACTCAAGGCAAGACAGCGCTGGCTTTCCGTTCTCGCCCACAGCCAGCCTGCACGGCTGCTGGCTCACTGGCAACCGCTGAATCTTCACCCGCACTATGAGCGTCTGCGCGCACCCGAAACCGGTCTGACCCGGTTGCAGGCGCGGATGGGCGGCACCGGTCGTCGCTTTATTCTGGGGGACACCACCGTGACCCGCGCCGTGGTGCGGCTGGAGGGGGGCATCTGTGGCTACAGCTACGTGCTCACCCGCAATAAAGAACACGCTGAACTCTGTGCCCTGCTGGATGCCCTGCTGCAACAAAGCAGCAGCGCGGAGCTGATACAGCAAAAAATCATCACGCCGCTGGCCGCCGCGCGCCAGGAGCAACTTACCCTGCGCGCCCGCGAAATCGCCAGCAGCCGTGTCGACTTCTTCACCCTTGTCCGGGGAGACAACTGA
- the phnF gene encoding phosphonate metabolism transcriptional regulator PhnF — MQNLSRHPTTVYQAIAAQLEAELSHQYRCGEYLPSEKLLAERYAVNRHTLRRAVDELVNKGLVQRRQGVGILVLMRPYNYPLHAQARFSQNLMEQGSHPTSERLLAVLRPCNAEIAAALGCVEGETVIHLRTLRRVNGVPVCVINHYLADLSWWPTLQKFNSGSLHDFMQQELSLSLSRKQTRITARRAQAKESRLLEVALNSPLLSVRTLNITGDSQLAEYSVSLARADMIELTLEH; from the coding sequence ATGCAGAACCTGTCCAGACATCCGACCACTGTATATCAGGCTATCGCCGCCCAGCTGGAGGCGGAGCTGAGCCACCAGTATCGCTGTGGCGAATACCTTCCTTCTGAAAAACTGCTCGCTGAGCGTTATGCGGTGAACCGCCACACGCTGCGCCGTGCGGTGGATGAACTGGTCAATAAAGGCCTGGTTCAGCGCCGTCAGGGCGTGGGCATTCTGGTGCTGATGCGCCCGTATAACTATCCGCTGCATGCTCAGGCCCGCTTCAGTCAGAACCTGATGGAGCAGGGGAGCCATCCCACCAGCGAGCGTCTGCTGGCCGTGCTGCGGCCCTGCAACGCAGAAATTGCGGCAGCGCTTGGCTGCGTGGAAGGCGAAACGGTGATTCATCTGCGGACGCTGCGCCGGGTTAATGGCGTGCCGGTCTGCGTGATCAACCATTACCTCGCTGACCTGAGCTGGTGGCCGACGCTGCAAAAATTCAACAGCGGCTCGCTGCATGACTTTATGCAGCAGGAACTGTCGCTCTCTTTATCACGTAAACAGACCCGAATCACTGCGCGCCGCGCCCAGGCAAAAGAGAGCAGGCTGCTGGAAGTAGCGCTGAACTCTCCGCTGCTGAGCGTGCGCACGCTGAATATCACCGGCGACAGTCAGCTGGCGGAATACTCCGTCAGCCTGGCGCGTGCCGATATGATCGAACTGACGCTGGAGCATTAA
- a CDS encoding DUF2931 family protein produces MEITRLDGLLSVLALTACHGAVQPDAAAVKIDVPNEWKFNFFTPKALPAVVTFAVVLGTDGTIYRFNTLDSTKALNGVIGEWNDSARALNGHWNHVDSAPKHILFCWDSVIDKKVYETHLTLPESVVEKMQNPDGEHYPHNAVQIGLAPEGKVAVWLSGVARGNLVIA; encoded by the coding sequence ATGGAAATAACCCGTCTGGACGGGCTGCTTTCGGTACTGGCGCTGACGGCCTGCCACGGTGCGGTCCAGCCTGACGCTGCTGCCGTCAAAATCGATGTGCCCAACGAGTGGAAATTTAATTTTTTCACGCCTAAGGCACTGCCCGCAGTGGTAACGTTTGCCGTTGTCCTGGGGACTGATGGGACGATTTATCGCTTTAATACTCTCGACAGCACGAAGGCCCTGAATGGCGTGATTGGTGAATGGAACGATAGTGCTCGCGCCCTCAACGGGCACTGGAATCACGTTGATAGCGCCCCAAAGCATATTCTTTTTTGCTGGGACTCGGTGATAGATAAAAAGGTGTATGAAACCCACCTGACCCTCCCTGAGAGCGTTGTGGAAAAAATGCAGAATCCTGATGGGGAACATTATCCACACAATGCCGTGCAAATTGGACTGGCTCCGGAAGGAAAGGTGGCTGTCTGGTTAAGTGGGGTAGCCAGGGGGAACTTAGTTATCGCGTAA
- a CDS encoding DUF2235 domain-containing protein, with protein sequence MATGYFLRLGDKTTCGGQILTGDQSFSWYGVAGAREGDLVSCGKHPGAYEIHGGVYDMWDEGRALAGSLDSVSGCPCRSQLIPSITDSYEKESTQAVGSLSVPTADATQFGQSARHKDEPEQHAQAAKKKKREITLTIGVFFDGTGNNADNSADRQKACTGEHFGMNDADAQSALIQCTRIKRGHSGTAAGSYLGYYTNVHWLNTLYTTDFPDDGTQGQQAIYIEGIGTESGEGDSAYGMGTGRGNTGVVRKTDKAVTALVAAIKDYLARPSETDVGLIRELQFDIFGFSRGAAAARHFANRVFSQDSAIIAAIKSGLAGTEFSGTPGGKTRFLGIFDTVAAIGTPVNGLNPHSADTGEVNLVLRPGVAEKVFHITAQHECRFNFALNSVKPAWPELALPGVHSDIGGGYNPDEHEACFLTRPQFQTVPLSTPDTETRIYRQTCMQLKAMDGYPAISPLLNAVAVSADTWHDGRMPADRYGTLQKRSGAALIIDRPTRNDWSKVVLRVMLDAAQDAGVVFDPIQPKDDNLSLRSELNSLCEKAIVMGRAIRSGQSATGFTTPEIHALAERYLHCSANWNSVIRDGQGMVTGAVKPAKLVTFTNRPDVRWQRTVYDMDGNKTWK encoded by the coding sequence ATGGCAACAGGATATTTTCTTCGTCTTGGTGACAAAACTACCTGTGGTGGTCAAATCCTGACGGGCGATCAGTCATTCAGCTGGTATGGCGTTGCCGGTGCCCGTGAGGGGGATCTGGTATCCTGCGGTAAACATCCGGGGGCTTATGAAATTCATGGAGGCGTTTACGATATGTGGGACGAGGGGCGTGCGCTGGCCGGGTCGCTGGATAGCGTCAGCGGCTGCCCCTGTCGGTCACAGCTTATCCCTTCCATTACGGACAGCTATGAAAAAGAGTCGACCCAGGCTGTAGGATCTCTTTCAGTTCCTACGGCAGATGCCACACAATTCGGGCAAAGCGCCCGGCATAAAGACGAGCCGGAGCAGCACGCGCAGGCGGCGAAGAAAAAGAAACGTGAGATCACGCTGACCATTGGCGTATTTTTCGACGGCACCGGCAACAACGCGGATAACAGTGCAGACCGTCAAAAGGCCTGCACCGGTGAGCATTTTGGGATGAATGATGCAGACGCTCAGTCTGCTTTAATTCAATGCACCCGGATAAAGCGGGGTCACAGCGGCACCGCAGCCGGCAGTTATCTCGGCTATTACACCAACGTGCACTGGCTCAATACGCTGTATACCACCGATTTCCCCGATGACGGAACGCAAGGGCAGCAGGCGATTTATATTGAGGGGATCGGCACGGAAAGCGGGGAAGGTGACAGCGCCTACGGGATGGGCACCGGTCGGGGTAACACCGGCGTGGTGAGAAAAACCGACAAGGCGGTCACCGCGCTGGTTGCCGCTATCAAAGACTATTTAGCCAGGCCATCCGAAACAGATGTCGGACTTATCAGGGAATTGCAGTTTGATATATTCGGGTTCAGTCGCGGCGCGGCGGCGGCGCGGCATTTTGCCAACCGGGTATTCAGTCAGGACAGCGCGATTATTGCGGCGATTAAGAGCGGACTGGCTGGCACTGAATTTTCCGGTACGCCCGGCGGTAAAACCCGCTTTCTGGGGATATTTGACACCGTGGCCGCTATCGGAACGCCGGTTAACGGCCTCAACCCGCACAGTGCGGACACCGGCGAGGTTAATCTGGTGCTGCGCCCGGGCGTTGCGGAGAAGGTTTTCCACATCACCGCGCAGCACGAGTGCCGTTTTAACTTCGCGCTGAACAGCGTAAAACCGGCGTGGCCGGAGCTGGCGCTGCCCGGTGTACACTCTGATATTGGCGGCGGCTACAACCCTGACGAGCATGAAGCCTGTTTTCTGACCCGACCGCAGTTTCAAACCGTGCCGCTTTCCACCCCGGATACGGAAACGCGAATTTACCGGCAGACCTGCATGCAGCTTAAAGCGATGGATGGTTATCCGGCGATATCGCCGCTGCTGAATGCGGTGGCGGTGAGTGCGGATACCTGGCATGACGGCAGAATGCCCGCCGACCGCTACGGCACGCTGCAAAAGCGCAGCGGCGCGGCGCTAATCATCGACAGGCCGACGCGTAACGACTGGTCGAAGGTGGTGCTGCGGGTAATGCTCGACGCGGCGCAGGATGCGGGTGTGGTATTCGATCCTATACAGCCTAAAGATGACAATCTGTCATTGCGATCTGAGTTAAACAGCCTGTGTGAAAAAGCGATAGTGATGGGTCGTGCCATCCGTAGCGGTCAGTCTGCTACCGGATTCACCACCCCGGAAATCCATGCGCTGGCGGAACGCTATCTGCACTGCTCGGCCAACTGGAACAGCGTGATAAGAGACGGTCAGGGAATGGTCACCGGGGCGGTCAAACCGGCGAAGCTGGTGACCTTTACCAACCGACCGGACGTGCGCTGGCAGCGGACGGTCTACGATATGGATGGGAATAAAACATGGAAATAA
- a CDS encoding oligosaccharide MFS transporter, with amino-acid sequence MKLALLAPRERHNFIYFMLFFFFYYFIMSAYFPFFPVWLTDVNHLTKTDTGIVFSSIALFSIVFQPVFGLLADKLGLRKHLLWSIVVLLILFAPFFIYVLSPLLQYNIYLGALAGGMYLGFVFSGGSGAVEAYIERVSRTNRFEYGRVRVSGCVGWAICASLTGVLFSINPNITFWIASGFAVVLAVLLLLSKPEASQTAQVIDKLGANSRGFSLKMAAELLTMPRFWGFMLYVVGVASIYDVFDQQFANFFKSFFSSPQKGTEIFGYVTTGGELLNGLIMFFAPFIINRIGAKNALLIAGAIMSARIIGSSFATTSYEVILLKTLHMFELPFLLVGTFKYISSVFDPRLSATLFLIGFNLSKQLSGVVLSVWVGRMYDTVGFHQAYLILGLITATFTVISIFALTSRTVQRSVALESN; translated from the coding sequence ATGAAACTTGCTCTTCTCGCGCCAAGAGAACGCCATAATTTTATCTATTTTATGCTGTTCTTCTTTTTTTATTATTTCATCATGTCGGCTTATTTCCCGTTTTTCCCGGTGTGGCTGACCGACGTTAATCATCTGACCAAAACAGATACCGGCATTGTCTTTTCTTCCATCGCCCTGTTTTCCATTGTCTTTCAACCGGTATTTGGCCTGCTGGCCGACAAGCTCGGCCTGCGAAAACACCTGCTGTGGAGCATCGTCGTTTTACTGATCCTGTTTGCACCCTTCTTTATTTACGTGCTGTCGCCGTTGCTGCAATACAATATTTATCTTGGCGCCTTAGCGGGCGGGATGTATCTGGGGTTCGTCTTCTCCGGGGGATCGGGGGCCGTGGAAGCCTATATCGAGCGGGTCAGCCGCACCAACCGGTTTGAATATGGCCGCGTGCGTGTTTCAGGCTGCGTGGGCTGGGCGATTTGTGCTTCACTGACTGGCGTGCTGTTCAGCATCAATCCCAATATCACTTTCTGGATCGCCTCCGGATTTGCCGTGGTGCTGGCAGTGCTGCTGCTTTTATCTAAACCCGAAGCCAGTCAGACGGCGCAGGTCATAGATAAGCTGGGCGCAAACTCGCGTGGCTTTTCCCTGAAAATGGCCGCAGAGCTGCTGACCATGCCGCGCTTCTGGGGCTTCATGCTCTATGTTGTTGGCGTGGCCAGTATTTACGATGTGTTTGATCAGCAGTTCGCCAACTTCTTTAAAAGCTTCTTCTCTTCGCCTCAGAAGGGCACCGAGATATTTGGCTATGTCACCACCGGCGGCGAGTTGCTGAACGGGTTGATCATGTTTTTTGCCCCATTCATTATCAACCGCATTGGCGCTAAAAATGCGTTGCTGATCGCCGGTGCCATCATGTCCGCGCGCATTATTGGCTCCTCGTTCGCCACCACCAGTTACGAAGTTATCCTGCTGAAAACACTGCATATGTTTGAACTGCCGTTCCTGCTGGTGGGTACCTTCAAATATATCTCCAGCGTGTTTGACCCGCGCCTGTCGGCAACGCTGTTCCTGATTGGGTTTAACTTATCCAAACAGCTTTCTGGCGTGGTGCTGTCGGTGTGGGTGGGTCGCATGTATGACACGGTAGGTTTTCACCAGGCCTATCTGATCCTGGGCTTGATTACCGCCACCTTTACCGTGATTTCGATTTTTGCACTGACCTCCCGGACCGTACAACGTTCGGTGGCGCTGGAGAGCAATTAA
- a CDS encoding beta-galactosidase → MTFPLSATGKIAFKDVIARQDWQDPSVTQVNRLEAHPRFFSWRDEVSARENRASAQTLSLDGEWQFSYATRPEAVNPEWLNGDLPDSRAISVPGNWQMAGYDRPIYTNVRYPIDTVPPQVPEENATGCYSQIFELDEKWPEGSQTRVIFEGVNSAFYLWCNGVWVGYSQDSRLPAEFDLTHFLQPGKNRLCVMVMRWSAGTWLEDQDMWRMSGIFRSVTLLNKPLTQLADVQITPVLDALCRDGTINALVKVTAPAENLAGLTVALSLWDGEQEIATCRSPLGTQAIDERGSYAERVAFSLPVTTPQLWSAEHPHCYRVVVALYDRHEQLIEAEAYDTGFRRIEIQDGLLKLNGKPLLIRGVNRHEHHPERGQVVTEEDMIEDIRLMKQHNFNAVRCSHYPNHPRWYELCNRYGLYVVDEANIETHGMVPMNRLSDDPQWFAAFSVRVTRMVQCHRNHPSIIIWSLGNESGHGATHDALYRWIKSSDPSRPVQYEGGGADTAATDIICPMYARVDSDQAIPAVPKWAIKKWISQPGEQRPLILCEYAHAMGNSLGNFHEYWQAFREYPRLQGGFIWDWADQALTKEFDDGTTGWAYGGDFGDKPNDRQFCLNGLVFPDRTPHPSLIEAKHAQQFFQFSLLEQQPLRVKISSEYLFRTTDNERLHWQIEQGGQPLHSGEVTLNIAAQGDVVLTLAETLTLPASNGDIWLTLHVEQPDQTPWSDAGHRVAWQQFSLQSALALPEAPAAGSAPELVVQEQAFIVQHQQQQWTIDRHSGQLSQWQVDGCEQMLTPLRDQFVRAPLDNDIGVSEVERIDPNAWVERWKSAGLYQLESQCISCRASTVNEEVVIHSRWHYLFQDSVLIISEWQMRFDAQGQLHLTVKGERAGNIPPLPRVGVVFQARNQSDEVEWLGLGPHENYPDRQSSACFSRWRQPLSAMHTPYIFPTENGLRGGTRELNWGGWQVGGHFAFSVMPYSTQQLMETDHWHELQPEEGVWLTLDGLHMGIGGDDSWTPSVHEKWVLQQTQWHYELTLSHQ, encoded by the coding sequence ATGACATTCCCCCTCTCTGCCACAGGCAAAATCGCGTTTAAAGATGTTATCGCCCGTCAGGACTGGCAGGACCCCTCGGTTACTCAGGTCAACCGGCTGGAAGCCCATCCGCGCTTTTTCAGCTGGCGTGATGAAGTTTCCGCGCGTGAAAACCGGGCATCCGCACAAACCCTGTCGCTGGATGGTGAGTGGCAATTCAGCTACGCCACGCGTCCGGAAGCGGTCAATCCTGAATGGCTGAACGGGGATTTACCCGACAGCCGCGCGATAAGCGTGCCGGGGAACTGGCAAATGGCGGGATACGACCGGCCGATTTACACCAACGTGCGTTACCCCATTGATACCGTGCCGCCGCAGGTTCCTGAAGAAAACGCTACCGGCTGCTATTCGCAGATTTTCGAGCTTGATGAAAAGTGGCCTGAGGGGAGTCAGACGCGGGTTATTTTCGAGGGCGTGAACTCGGCATTTTATTTGTGGTGTAACGGTGTCTGGGTGGGCTATTCGCAAGACAGCCGTTTGCCCGCCGAGTTTGATTTGACCCATTTTCTTCAGCCCGGTAAAAACCGCCTGTGCGTAATGGTGATGCGCTGGAGCGCCGGCACCTGGCTGGAAGATCAGGATATGTGGCGCATGAGCGGCATTTTCCGGTCGGTAACGCTGCTGAATAAACCGCTGACCCAGCTTGCTGATGTCCAGATCACCCCGGTACTGGATGCGCTCTGCCGCGATGGCACAATCAATGCGCTGGTAAAAGTCACGGCGCCTGCAGAAAACCTGGCAGGGTTAACCGTGGCGCTTTCGCTGTGGGACGGCGAGCAGGAAATAGCGACCTGCCGTAGCCCGCTGGGGACGCAGGCAATTGACGAACGCGGCAGCTACGCCGAACGCGTGGCGTTTTCGCTTCCCGTCACGACTCCGCAGTTATGGAGTGCAGAGCATCCACACTGCTATCGGGTAGTGGTCGCGCTTTACGATCGGCACGAACAGCTGATCGAAGCGGAAGCTTACGACACTGGTTTCCGCCGCATTGAGATTCAGGACGGATTGCTCAAACTCAACGGCAAGCCTTTACTGATCCGTGGCGTCAACCGCCATGAGCACCATCCTGAACGCGGTCAGGTGGTGACCGAAGAGGATATGATTGAAGATATCAGGCTGATGAAACAGCACAACTTCAATGCGGTACGCTGCTCTCATTATCCTAATCATCCCCGCTGGTATGAGCTGTGTAACCGCTATGGCCTGTACGTGGTGGATGAGGCCAATATTGAAACGCACGGCATGGTGCCGATGAACCGGCTTTCTGACGATCCTCAGTGGTTTGCCGCGTTTTCAGTCCGGGTCACGCGCATGGTGCAGTGCCATCGCAATCACCCCAGCATTATTATCTGGTCGCTGGGGAATGAATCAGGCCACGGCGCAACGCACGATGCGCTCTATCGCTGGATCAAAAGCAGCGATCCCAGCCGTCCCGTACAGTACGAAGGCGGCGGGGCGGATACCGCAGCCACGGATATTATCTGCCCGATGTATGCGCGGGTGGACAGCGATCAAGCCATCCCGGCCGTGCCCAAGTGGGCCATTAAAAAGTGGATTTCTCAGCCTGGTGAACAACGTCCGCTGATCCTGTGTGAGTATGCTCACGCCATGGGCAACAGCCTGGGGAATTTCCATGAATACTGGCAGGCATTCCGTGAGTATCCTCGTCTGCAGGGCGGTTTTATCTGGGACTGGGCCGATCAGGCACTGACCAAAGAATTTGACGACGGCACTACCGGCTGGGCTTACGGCGGCGATTTTGGTGATAAACCCAACGATCGTCAGTTCTGCCTGAACGGGCTGGTCTTCCCCGATCGCACGCCCCATCCTTCGCTGATCGAAGCTAAACACGCGCAGCAATTTTTCCAGTTCTCCCTGCTTGAACAGCAGCCGCTGCGCGTAAAAATCAGCAGCGAATACCTGTTCCGCACCACCGACAATGAAAGGCTGCACTGGCAGATTGAGCAGGGCGGTCAGCCGCTTCACAGCGGTGAAGTAACGCTGAACATTGCCGCACAGGGTGACGTGGTGCTGACACTGGCAGAGACGCTCACGCTTCCGGCCAGCAACGGAGATATCTGGCTGACGCTGCATGTAGAGCAACCTGATCAAACCCCGTGGTCTGACGCGGGGCATCGCGTCGCCTGGCAACAGTTTTCCTTACAGAGCGCCCTGGCACTTCCTGAAGCCCCCGCTGCTGGCAGCGCGCCGGAGCTGGTGGTGCAGGAACAGGCCTTTATCGTGCAGCATCAACAACAGCAATGGACGATCGATCGTCATTCAGGCCAGCTCAGCCAGTGGCAGGTTGATGGCTGCGAACAGATGCTGACGCCGCTGCGCGATCAGTTTGTTCGCGCCCCGCTGGACAACGACATTGGCGTCAGTGAAGTAGAACGCATCGATCCCAATGCGTGGGTTGAACGCTGGAAAAGTGCCGGGTTGTACCAGCTGGAAAGCCAGTGCATCTCCTGCCGGGCAAGTACGGTGAATGAAGAAGTGGTGATCCACAGCCGCTGGCATTACCTGTTCCAGGATTCCGTGCTGATCATCAGTGAATGGCAGATGCGCTTTGACGCACAGGGTCAACTGCATCTCACCGTGAAAGGCGAGCGTGCGGGCAACATTCCTCCTCTGCCCCGGGTGGGCGTGGTGTTCCAGGCACGCAACCAGTCAGACGAGGTGGAGTGGCTTGGGCTGGGGCCGCATGAGAACTACCCGGATCGCCAGAGCAGCGCCTGTTTTTCACGCTGGCGTCAGCCTTTAAGCGCTATGCATACCCCTTACATCTTCCCCACCGAAAACGGCCTGCGTGGCGGCACGCGCGAGCTGAACTGGGGCGGCTGGCAGGTCGGAGGTCACTTCGCGTTCTCGGTGATGCCTTACAGCACTCAGCAACTGATGGAAACCGATCACTGGCATGAGTTGCAGCCGGAGGAGGGGGTGTGGCTGACGCTGGACGGCCTGCACATGGGCATTGGCGGTGATGATTCCTGGACGCCAAGTGTTCATGAAAAATGGGTGCTGCAACAAACCCAATGGCATTACGAATTGACCCTGTCACATCAATAA
- a CDS encoding LacI family DNA-binding transcriptional regulator, with the protein MKQRLATLGDVAKEANVSQQTVSRVLNTPDRVSPRTRTKVMKAMNGLNYVPNRSAQLLAGKMLPALGLITASLQFHAPSQIASAVKSHAAAVGFQVTIAMLQASDKDTLQAALNEFRAQRVGSVIVSMPVEAEVAEQLVADNADIHCLFLDVPPESRVSHLGFDHRDGTRLSVSHLFALGHRHFALLAGPENAISARLRLQSWREALLHFNITHVPVAHGDWSAHQGWEKTLELFRANPEISAVLVANDQMALGVLSALNQLNRKVPETVSVIGYDDTPDSQYFQPALTTVAQDFDLLGRQAVSALIEMTERPEKPLLELLPTQLKIRQSTAKFSETPGRELLITQLKTLVQQL; encoded by the coding sequence ATGAAACAGCGACTGGCAACGTTAGGGGATGTGGCGAAAGAAGCGAACGTCTCGCAGCAAACCGTTTCGAGGGTGCTCAATACGCCGGACAGGGTTTCCCCGCGCACAAGAACCAAAGTGATGAAAGCGATGAACGGGCTGAATTACGTGCCCAACCGTTCAGCGCAGTTGCTGGCCGGTAAAATGCTGCCTGCGCTGGGCCTGATCACCGCTTCGCTCCAGTTTCATGCGCCTTCGCAGATTGCCTCTGCGGTGAAAAGCCATGCCGCAGCGGTAGGGTTTCAGGTCACTATCGCCATGCTGCAGGCGTCAGATAAAGACACCCTGCAGGCGGCACTCAACGAGTTTCGTGCGCAACGCGTGGGCAGCGTGATCGTGAGTATGCCAGTGGAGGCAGAGGTTGCGGAGCAACTGGTGGCGGATAATGCGGATATTCACTGCCTGTTTCTTGATGTACCACCAGAAAGCCGCGTCTCTCATCTGGGCTTTGATCATCGCGATGGCACCCGGTTAAGCGTTTCGCACTTATTTGCGCTGGGCCACCGTCATTTTGCTTTGCTCGCCGGGCCTGAGAACGCTATTTCAGCACGGCTGAGATTACAGAGCTGGCGTGAGGCCCTGCTGCATTTCAACATCACCCATGTCCCTGTTGCACATGGTGACTGGAGTGCGCATCAGGGTTGGGAAAAAACCCTTGAGCTGTTCCGTGCCAATCCTGAAATCAGTGCGGTGCTGGTAGCCAACGATCAAATGGCGTTAGGCGTACTGAGCGCTCTGAATCAGCTCAACAGAAAGGTACCGGAGACAGTCTCGGTGATTGGTTATGACGACACGCCAGACAGCCAGTATTTTCAGCCCGCGCTGACCACCGTGGCCCAGGATTTTGATCTGTTGGGCAGGCAGGCGGTATCAGCCCTGATTGAGATGACGGAACGACCTGAAAAACCGCTGCTGGAACTCTTACCCACGCAATTGAAAATTCGCCAGTCCACGGCAAAGTTCAGTGAAACCCCCGGGCGGGAACTGCTGATAACGCAATTAAAAACGCTGGTACAGCAGTTATAA